TGCATATACTTTCCAGGAGAACAAAGAACAATCCGATTTTAGTTGGAGAGCCCGGAGTAGGTAAAACAGCTATTGCTGAAGGTATTGCACACCGAATAGTTAATAAGGATGTACCGGAAAATTTGAAAACAAAAACCATATTCAGTCTGGATATGGGCGCATTGATAGCCGGAGCAAAATATAAAGGTGAATTTGAGGAGCGATTAAAAGCAGTTATTAAAGAAGTTGTTGATTCTGAAGGTCAGGTAATCTTATTTATCGACGAGATTCATACTTTGGTAGGTGCCGGAGCATCTGAAGGTGCAATGGATGCAGCAAATATCTTAAAACCGGCATTAGCGCGCGGAGAACTTAGAGCAATTGGCGCAACCACAAATAATGAGTATCAGAAATATTTTGAAAAAGACAAAGCATTGGAAAGAAGATTTCAGAAGGTGTTAATTGATGAACCCAATGAAGAAGATGCTATATCGATACTCAGAGGCTTAAAAGAGCGCTATGAAACCCACCATAAAGTTAGAATTTTAGATCAGGCAATTGTGGCTGCCGTTCAATTATCAATACGCTATATCAATGATCGGTTTTTACCGGATAAAGCTATTGATTTAATAGATGAAGCTGCAGCAAAGCTAAGACTTGAGATGGATTCATTACCGGAAGAATTAGATGAGCTGGAAAGAAGAATTCGTCAGTTAGAGATTGAAAGAGAAGCTATTAAGCGTGAAAAAGACACCAAGAAATTGGATGAGTTAAAAAAGCAAATTGCCAATTTATCGGCTGAAAGAGATGAATTAAAAGCTAACTGGCAGTTGGAAAAGGAATTTGTAGAGCAAATTCAAAAAAAGAAAGAAGAAATCGAGCAATTAAAGCACGAAGCTGAAACTTACGAGCGACAAGGTGATTATGGCAAAGTAGCTGAAATACGCTACGGAAAAATAAAAGAATGTCAGGACAACTTGATTGAGCAGGAGAAAAAACTTGCTGAGCTTTCTGTAGAAAACAGGATGATGAAAGAAGATGTGGAAGCTGAGGATATTGCCTCTATAATAAGTAAATGGACCGGTATTCCGGTAAATAAAATGCTGGAAACTGAAAAGTCCAAGTTGTTAAATTTAGAAAATGTATTAAGCAAGAGAGTAGTTGGTCAGGAAGAAGCAATAGAAGCTGTTTCTGATGCCATCAGGAGAAGTCGTGCGGGCTTGCAGGACCCCAAGAGGCCCATTGGGTCATTTATCTTTTTGGGAACCACAGGAGTCGGAAAAACAGAGCTTGCCAGAACCTTAGCCGATTACCTTTTCGATGATGAAAATAATATTACGCGCATAGACATGAGCGAATACCAGGAACGACACTCTACTTCCAGATTGATTGGTGCGCCTCCCGGCTATATAGGCTATGATGAGGGCGGACAATTAACCGAGGCTGTGCGTAGAAAACCCTATTCAGTAATTTTGCTGGACGAAATTGAAAAAGCGCATCCGGATGTATTTAACCTTTTGTTACAGGTGCTGGAAGATGGCGTTTTAACTGATAATAAAGGACGAAAAGCAAACTTTAAAAACAGTATTATAATAATGACATCTAATTTAGGCTCTGAAATTATTTTACAAAACTTTTCAAATGCCGGTGAAGATGAAGATTTGTTTGCGGTTTCAGAAACCACCAAAGTGGAAGTAAATGAATTACTCAAAAAAACAATCAGACCTGAATTTTTGAATAGAGTTGACGATATAATTATGTTTAAGCCGCTTATCAGAAAGCAAATGAATGATATAGTCAAAATCCGGTTTGAAGAATTTCGTAAGATTGCATTGAAGGAAGGTATACAATTAAAAATTACTGAAGAAGCCATCGAGTGGCTTGCTACAAATGGTTACGACCCTCTTTTCGGTGCCAGACCATTGAAAAGATTAATGCAAAAAGAAATCTCTAACAATCTGTCTAAGGCAATTTTGAGAGATGATATTGACAAAGACCATGTGGTGATGGTAGATTCCTTTGAAGATGAAATAGTTTTCAGAAGAGAAAATGAAAAAATAGACCTGTAAAAAAGCTTGTCTGTTTCGGACTAAAACTTTACAGGCAAGGACTTTATTAGCTTTTGAAAAACCGGAAAATAAGATTTTATTAAAATTATTTTGAGCTTAATTTAGGCTTTCTTTTATCTTTAGATTTTTAATGTATTTTAGTGTTTTAAAAGAGGTTGAAATAACTTTACAATGAAGCACTTGCCATTCGTTTCTCTCATACTAACCGCTATAATTTACGCTGCATTTGGAATTGCCTTCCTTATTTCCCCACAAATAATTGAATTGAGCGGCATCACAATTTCTGATTCAATTGGAGCTATAGAAATACGGGGATTCTATGGAGGCCTTGAAGTAGGGATAGCTTTGTTTTTTGGACTTTCCGCTTTTAATAATCACTGGCACATACCGGCTTTGCTTTTACAATCTCTCTCTTTTGGAGGAATGGCAGCCGGCCGGCTAATTGGAATAATTCTTTGCGGCTGTTGGTCACCACTGATTATTGTGCTAATGGCTGCTGAAACCACAGGCATGTTAGTTGGTATAATAGCTTTTAGGCAAACGAAAAAATACAACTACGTTAACCTTTAAACTTTTTTCATAGATTCATTATAAATATTTGAAAATCTGACAGTTAGATTGTGTTACTTCAATCTCTTTTTCTATCTGTTTCACGCGTTATCCAATTAGAAAAAATTTCTTTACGCACATTTTGAGTCTCTGCACTCCCCTCTTCATAAAAGCCTTTTTGCAATCTTTGTCTTTTTGCTTCATATAAGCTGACTGCGCAAGCAACAGAAACATTTAAACTATCGACCATGCCTGACATAGGTATCCAAAAGTGACCGTTACAATGTTTTAATGCTTGAGGAGAAATGCCATAACGTTCATTTCCAAAAACTAAAGCAACAGATTTGGTTAAGTCCAGTGTATAAAGTGAATCAGATTTATCGGAAATATGCGTAGCAAGAATGTGTTCATACTTTTTTTTCACTGCCTGAAAGCAACTTTCTGCATCACTAAAAAGTATGGGATTTACCCATTTTGCTGCGGATGAAGAACTACGTTTTCCAAGCGGTTTTCGCCTGAAAGCATCTATTTCATCAATAACGTATACTTCCGGAACGCCTACAGCGTCACAGCTTCGCATGATTGCATAAACATTATGAGGGTCTGCGATATTTTCCATAACAACTGTCAAATCGGGTTGTCTTTTAAAGGCTACTTCTTGAATTCTGTCTCTTCTTTCAGGTAACATACTAAAAATTAATAAAATAAAAGGATAAAAAAAGTGATGCAAAGTAAGAAAAATAAAATTAATTCATTACCTTTGCACCAAATTTAGTATTCACCCGGAAGTTGAATTATCTACCTGCACCAATCACGGTTATTTCTAACCACGGCATTGTTCCCGGTACTGCGTTCTATCGCCGGATAAAAAAAGTTACATGTTAACATTCAAAGAATTAGGCTTAAAGCCTGAAATTCTTCAATCACTTGA
This genomic interval from Chitinophagaceae bacterium contains the following:
- the clpB gene encoding ATP-dependent chaperone ClpB — protein: MNLNQFTIKSQEALQKSQEIAMSNQHGIVENLHILKGLLVSDESICGFLLKKNNVEVALVNQLIDKALKDQPKVSGQTNIYLSQSANRTLIKSAEVAKSFKDDFISLEHILIALLEGNDKAAEILKSQQLNRKNIEAAIKELRKGSRVTDQNAEAKYNALGKYAINLNNSAEQGKLDPVIGRDEEIRRVLHILSRRTKNNPILVGEPGVGKTAIAEGIAHRIVNKDVPENLKTKTIFSLDMGALIAGAKYKGEFEERLKAVIKEVVDSEGQVILFIDEIHTLVGAGASEGAMDAANILKPALARGELRAIGATTNNEYQKYFEKDKALERRFQKVLIDEPNEEDAISILRGLKERYETHHKVRILDQAIVAAVQLSIRYINDRFLPDKAIDLIDEAAAKLRLEMDSLPEELDELERRIRQLEIEREAIKREKDTKKLDELKKQIANLSAERDELKANWQLEKEFVEQIQKKKEEIEQLKHEAETYERQGDYGKVAEIRYGKIKECQDNLIEQEKKLAELSVENRMMKEDVEAEDIASIISKWTGIPVNKMLETEKSKLLNLENVLSKRVVGQEEAIEAVSDAIRRSRAGLQDPKRPIGSFIFLGTTGVGKTELARTLADYLFDDENNITRIDMSEYQERHSTSRLIGAPPGYIGYDEGGQLTEAVRRKPYSVILLDEIEKAHPDVFNLLLQVLEDGVLTDNKGRKANFKNSIIIMTSNLGSEIILQNFSNAGEDEDLFAVSETTKVEVNELLKKTIRPEFLNRVDDIIMFKPLIRKQMNDIVKIRFEEFRKIALKEGIQLKITEEAIEWLATNGYDPLFGARPLKRLMQKEISNNLSKAILRDDIDKDHVVMVDSFEDEIVFRRENEKIDL
- a CDS encoding DUF4345 domain-containing protein; the encoded protein is MKHLPFVSLILTAIIYAAFGIAFLISPQIIELSGITISDSIGAIEIRGFYGGLEVGIALFFGLSAFNNHWHIPALLLQSLSFGGMAAGRLIGIILCGCWSPLIIVLMAAETTGMLVGIIAFRQTKKYNYVNL
- a CDS encoding RNA methyltransferase, which gives rise to MLPERRDRIQEVAFKRQPDLTVVMENIADPHNVYAIMRSCDAVGVPEVYVIDEIDAFRRKPLGKRSSSSAAKWVNPILFSDAESCFQAVKKKYEHILATHISDKSDSLYTLDLTKSVALVFGNERYGISPQALKHCNGHFWIPMSGMVDSLNVSVACAVSLYEAKRQRLQKGFYEEGSAETQNVRKEIFSNWITRETDRKRD